The Spirochaetae bacterium HGW-Spirochaetae-1 DNA segment GCTCAACTTCTGACGCCGGGACCCCACCTGCTCCATCGGGATCGACTTCTATGGTCGGCATCTGATAATCATACTGCCCCGATAGATTTATAAGTCCGTAAAGAAAATCACCACCGGCGCTGAGGGTAACTCCGCCGAAGCTGAATATACCGGGCAACAGGGTCTGTCCTTCAATCCAGTTATAGCGCAGCTTCCCGCCGAAGGAATAGAGGTTTAGCTTCTCAAGTTTTACCGTGCTGGTATCAATGGGCGGAGTATAGAAGCCGGTGCTGAAAAGAAATGCCTTTCCAAGTAAATCAACCTTTTTGCCGATACCCAGTCCGAAATTCACCACGGGATTCAGCCCGGCAAAGGGCAATACATCATTCCCTACATTAGCGTCTTTATCAAAATACTTCATGTTTGTAAGGCCCGCGTTCAAGGAAAGTCCCACGGTAAAATTGCCCAGACCACCAAGATAGGCCACGCCCATGGGATATCCAGCTATATTGCCAAGCGCATAGGCGTTTGCAATTCCCGGCCCGAAATTATCCAGGAGGTTCTGAATCTGATTTTCCACGTCATCAAGTCCAGTGGCGGTGATATTTCCCGTTGGTGTTATTACCGTACCGGCAAATGCATCGTCTTGATATCCGCAGAGCGCAATTATCATGAGAATGATAAGGATGTATATTTTCTTATTTATCATCTTTTTCAGACATGAGGTCACATTTACATACTCAGAGTTATTTTCGTCCTCATGCTGCATAAAATTTAATCCAAAGAGGCGGGTCTGTCAAGACCTTGGGGATTTATTTCCCACCAAGGTCCATTTCAATCTGGGCATAGGCGGAATGATTATGGATGGATTCCATGTTTTCCGATTCAACGGAAAACCAGAGGATCCCCTCTATTTTTTTCAGATGCTCAGCCGCATTTCTCACTATGTCCTCGACGAAAACGGGATTTTCATAGGCCTTCTCCGTAATATACTTTTCATCCTCCCGCTTCAATATGGAGAACACATCGGAACTGGCCGATTGCTCAGCAACATTGACAATATCCTCTATCCAGATACGCTCCCGTGCCTTTATCGAAACCGATAGTATGGATCTCTGATTGTGGGCGCCGTACTGAGAAATCTCCTTAGAGCAGGGACACAGAGACAGAACCGGCACCTTCACTTCCAGGAGATAGTAATCGTTGTCTGAATTTGCCGTGAGGCGGCAGGTATATTCCATCTTCGCCCTTTCACGGGACACGGGTGCTTCCTTTGTGATGAAATAAGGAAATTCTATTTCGAAGTGGGCTGTTTCCGCATCGAGCTGATCCTTCATTGCTTCGAGGATCTCCCGGATATTCAGTGTGCTGATCCCTTTTCGGTACGTATTCAGGATTTCGATAAACCTGCTCATGTGGGTTCCCCTGAAATGATGAGGAAGATTTACATACATGTTTACCCTGGCAACGGTATGCTGTTCACCTTCGGCGCGGTCCAGGACTACCACGGGGTAGGATATATCTTTGACCCCCACCCTGTTGATCGCCAGATTTCTGTAATCCGGCTCTGATTGTATGTCGCGTAAATCCTTTTTACCCATGGCTAATACCGATAATAAATTTAAATGTATTTCCATCCACGCCGTGAAAAGCATTATGTTCCGGCGTCTGTATACTACAACTGTTTTATTTACTGTGTAAAGATAATTTTCCCAGCGATAACTGTCATACCGTCAGGATAACCGGCCCGGAATCGGTAATGGCTATGGTATGTTCGAAGTGAGCTGACAGCTTTCCATCGGCAGTCAGTGTTGTCCAGCCATTGTTGTGAAGTTTCACCTCTCCCGTCCCTTCATTAAAAACGGGTTCTATGGCAATGACCAGTCCTTCCCTCATGATATAATTCTGGCCGCTCGATGCGTAATGCGGCACAATAGGCGGTTCATGGAGTGCGAAACCGACACCATGACCAGTATGACTTTTCACAACACTGAATCCGCTGACCTGCGCCCGCTCTTCAATAAAATCACCGGCAATACCCAGGTTTTTCCCTGCTTGCAATACTCCAACAACATCGAGAAGGGATTGGCGGCATGCATGTACCAGGTTCCTTCCCTTCTGAATATTTTCTCCGGCAATAAAGGTACAGCACGCGTCGCTGAAGTAACCGCCCAGGACAACTCCGATATCAATTTTAACAATATCGCCGCTTTTAATTTTCCTCTTCTTAGACGGGATTCCATGAACCACTTCATTATTAAGCGAGATACAGCTGGCATAGTTATAATCCCTGACGGTTTTAAAAGCGGCACGGGCCTTTCTCTTCAGGATAAAATCATCGACAAGAGAATCAATTTCCCAGGTGGAAAGCGATACGAGGGAAATGCCATCAATATATGAAAAAATATCTCCGATTATTCGGCCCGAGTCCCGGATTTTTTGAATATCATCGGGACTTTTCAGCCGGATATCATCCTTTTTCATAGACAGGTTTTGCTTTACCATGGCCCGATCAGGCTTCGGCCACTGTTACTTTTTCCTTTTCTTTTTCTTTGGGTTTTGTCCCGTTTTGCGGTTTTGTCTCATCAGTGGTCTCGACAATAAGGCCCGTGGCAATCTTTATTTTTCTTTCCACATCTGCAGCTAAAGTGGGATTTTCCCTGAAAAACTTTTTGGCGTTTTCCCTTCCCTGGCCGATGCGCTCCTCGCCAAAGGAATACCATGTGCCGGATTTCTTTACAATATCAAATTGTACACCGAGATCAAGAATACCACCTTCCCGCGAAATACCGCTGTCATACATGACATCAAATTCAGCCTGCCGGAATGGAGGCGCCACCTTGTTTTTGACGACCTTGACGCGAACCCGGTTGCCTGTGGCGTCTTCACCGTTCTTGATAGTTTCAATTCTCCTTATATCCAGCCTGACCGAGGAATAGAATTTCAGGGCATTCCCCCCCGTTGTTGTTTCGGGAGAACCAAACATGACACCGATTTTATAGCGGATCTGGTTGATGAAAACCACTGATGTGTGCGACTTGGCTATGACAGCCGTGAGTTTTCGCAGGGCCTGGCTCATAAGACGTGCCTGAAGTCCCATGTGGGCATCTCCCATATCCCCGTCTATTTCCGCCTTGGGCACCAGTGCCGCAACGGAATCCACGACGATTATATCAATGGCACCGGAACGAACCAGGGCCTCGACAATTTCCAGGGCCTCTTCA contains these protein-coding regions:
- the recA gene encoding recombinase RecA, translated to MRYIMSEQKELNQKNQALDAAILQIEKQFGKGAIMRLGDENKKVQIASISTGSLELDIALGIGGIPRGRVVEIYGPESSGKTTLTLHVVAEAQKAGGVAAFVDAEHALDPIYAEKLGVKTEDLLVSQPDTGEEALEIVEALVRSGAIDIIVVDSVAALVPKAEIDGDMGDAHMGLQARLMSQALRKLTAVIAKSHTSVVFINQIRYKIGVMFGSPETTTGGNALKFYSSVRLDIRRIETIKNGEDATGNRVRVKVVKNKVAPPFRQAEFDVMYDSGISREGGILDLGVQFDIVKKSGTWYSFGEERIGQGRENAKKFFRENPTLAADVERKIKIATGLIVETTDETKPQNGTKPKEKEKEKVTVAEA
- a CDS encoding GTP cyclohydrolase I FolE2; this translates as MGKKDLRDIQSEPDYRNLAINRVGVKDISYPVVVLDRAEGEQHTVARVNMYVNLPHHFRGTHMSRFIEILNTYRKGISTLNIREILEAMKDQLDAETAHFEIEFPYFITKEAPVSRERAKMEYTCRLTANSDNDYYLLEVKVPVLSLCPCSKEISQYGAHNQRSILSVSIKARERIWIEDIVNVAEQSASSDVFSILKREDEKYITEKAYENPVFVEDIVRNAAEHLKKIEGILWFSVESENMESIHNHSAYAQIEMDLGGK
- the map gene encoding type I methionyl aminopeptidase, with amino-acid sequence MVKQNLSMKKDDIRLKSPDDIQKIRDSGRIIGDIFSYIDGISLVSLSTWEIDSLVDDFILKRKARAAFKTVRDYNYASCISLNNEVVHGIPSKKRKIKSGDIVKIDIGVVLGGYFSDACCTFIAGENIQKGRNLVHACRQSLLDVVGVLQAGKNLGIAGDFIEERAQVSGFSVVKSHTGHGVGFALHEPPIVPHYASSGQNYIMREGLVIAIEPVFNEGTGEVKLHNNGWTTLTADGKLSAHFEHTIAITDSGPVILTV